Proteins encoded together in one Microplitis mediator isolate UGA2020A chromosome 7, iyMicMedi2.1, whole genome shotgun sequence window:
- the LOC130672164 gene encoding SH3 and multiple ankyrin repeat domains protein 2-like isoform X7 yields MEAGPRTGTCPSGGQAGNVTGGQAQFIQAHDAALEAGPVEDGILFARVEVPELQVTKCLQFPKDQLVWDVKQQCLASLPKVATWYRELKESFNYGLFCPPVNGKAGKFLDEERRLGDYPFNGPVGHLELKYKRRVYKTLHLDEKQLKALHTRTNYRRLLDYVTNSQVEKISKMCNKGLDPNFHCQETGETPLTLATSLKKPSKVIIALVNGGALLDYRTKEGLTAMHRAVERNNKEAVKTLLELGASPNYKDTKGLTPLYYSVIYKADEMICNALLHDHATIGAEDLQGWQEIHHACRNNLVRHLDHLLYYGADMNARNASGNTPLHVCAVNNTDASCIRTLLFRGAQKDSLNYANQTPYQVAVIAGNMELAEVIKTYQAEDVDKSLGDTASDIISDSSGVGTSQSDTTNSLSIPGTTVVCVESYNSGIAGHLTINQGDILEVTGATDCGLLEGVLRGQGTGLFPAHCVQEVRLRHTNIPLGPQHMREGRNRVMGRREAQQKYFATAPRLKKPICMFSATSEPRSVVLHRSKKGFGFILRGAKTTPSSLVGLAPAAQYLDDVSPGGVADLAGLRKGDFLIQINGEDVSTASHEHVVDLIRRSGELVRMTVVSPVVNLPNSQSTAALPTSQPTQRQYATLPRKGSNNVPITGTLGRSPAPMPPRRDPKTTLSVGRARARSMVAGLEGGGEKDDRDDIGSTGGKSSSAESIHLAQQSSTGPNTGQNTPVQPRTASIRSRPTSSRITAAELQHDLFETRASALLRLQELFQRQGSETGQYGQTMMSSHFQAGPATKSHPSSPAKTGRVYASVAEMKRKGKSNSRVRFFGGLGGGSDLHRDFHSTPDLNIQGQSSALAPKGHRSQEDVNALSRNGLPPPNHPPPPPPVGQVIKVNVGANVPDVVTPASVYDNMAHIQQVKELAAASESNYGVMSSFRPANNAKLYASPEDTKTVGYRSHSLPGNPSRTHLRKSHSLRTSNNTGFNNQNGQKIGNGVINSNNNGSLNASGCNQYAQPLKTNRSHSIAGTREIKKKIITASASATNLSGIVSGPPIPEPDYSLSESENEDDEEEEFDVGESEIAKELEKAAARDKFESTRETSGNSNASGSSSSGSSSLPHSFSVEEIQKVRTQLKSSKSHPNEFLLSQQTQQLEDGDNSSSGVSSDQDVPVGPPTGFDDTSRNDNNNQSIVNTDKDNNHKRMNYSSGMLTRHAVSLAQLPPPIEADAEEQNNDLFVPPPPEFNAGPSAGQADNNELVFAPPPQFSDNRQQIQQNRVKIIGAIPKVIGNNQVKPPTGRLHSQ; encoded by the exons GAATTAAAGGAGAGCTTCAACTACGGTCTTTTTTGTCCTCCCGTAAATGGAAAAGCTGGAAAATTCTTGGATGAAGAACGTCGCCTTGGAGATTATCCTTTCAATGGACCAGTCGGCCACTTAGAG CTGAAATACAAACGGCGAGTTTACAAGACGTTGCATCTAGATGAAAAACAGTTAAAAGCCTTACACACACGGACAAATTACCGGAGATTGCTTGACTACGTAACCAATAGCCAAGTtgagaaaatatcaaaaatgtgTAACAAAGGATTAGACCCAAATTTTCACTGTCAAGAAACAGGAG aaaCACCTCTAACCCTTGCAACAAGTCTGAAGAAGCCATCGAAAGTGATAATCGCTCTGGTAAATGGTGGAGCTCTTTTAGATTACCGAACGAAAGAAGGTCTTACAGCAATGCACCGTGCTGTTGAAAGAAACAATAAAGAAGCTGTAAAAACTCTTCTTGAACTGGGTGCTAGTCCAAATTATAAAGACACTAAAGGTCTTACACCCCTTTATTACAGCGTTATTTACAAAGCAGATGAAATGATATGTAACGCGCTGCTTCATGATCACGCGACAATCGGCGCTGAAGATCTTCAGGGATGGCAGGAAATTCATCAT GCTTGCCGAAATAATCTCGTTCGGCACCTAGATCATCTTCTGTACTACGGCGCTGACATGAATGCACGAAACGCGTCTGGTAATACTCCATTGCACGTATGTGCAGTTAACAACACGGATGCATCATGTATTCGTACATTGCTCTTCAGGGGCGCGCAAAAAGACAGTTTAAATTATGCGAATCAAACCCCCTACCAAGTTGCCGTCATTGCTGGTAACATGGAACTCGCGGAAGTCATCAAGACTTATCAAGCTGAAGATGTTG acaAAAGTCTCGGGGACACAGCATCGGACATCATTAGTGACAGCTCTGGTGTTGGTACATCACAGTCTGACACAACGAACTCGCTCTCCATTCCCGGTACGACGGTGGTCTGCGTCGAGAGTTATAACAGCGGTATCGCCGGACACCTGACTATCAACCAGGGCGACATTCTCGAAG TCACTGGAGCGACAGATTGTGGTCTTCTGGAAGGCGTACTCCGAGGTCAAGGCACTGGACTATTTCCCGCCCATTGTGTTCAAGAAGTCAGGCTTCGGCACACCAATATTCCATTAGGACCTCAGCATATGAGAGAAGGCCGCAATCGTGTTATGGGACGTAGGGAAGCGCAACAGAAGTATTTTGCGACTGCTCCAAGGTTGAAGAAGCc TATATGTATGTTTAGTGCTACTTCAGAGCCGAGATCTGTCGTACTGCATCGTTCGAAAAAAGGCTTTGGATTCATTCTTCGTGGCGCGAAAACAACACCCTCGAGTTTGGTGGGTTTAGCTCCAGCAGCGCAGTACCTTGATGATGTCAGTCCAGGTGGAGTCGCTGATTTGGCTGGACTTAGGAAAGGAGACTTTCTTATTCAG ATCAACGGAGAAGATGTATCGACTGCTTCTCATGAACATGTAGTAGATCTAATAAGAAGATCCGGTGAATTAGTTCGAATGACCGTAGTATCACCAGTAGTAAATCTTCCAAATTCACAATCAACTGCAGCGCTGCCGACTAGTCAACCAACTCAAAGGCAATACGCGACATTGCCACGTAAGGGTAGTAATAATGTGCCCATAACCGGGACACTGGGAAGATCACCAGCACCAATGCCACCTCGAAGAGATCCTAAGACTACACTAAGTGTTGGTCGTGCACGAGCTCGGTCAATGGTTGCTGGTTTAG aagGTGGTGGAGAAAAAGACGATCGAGATGACATTGGATCAACTGGAGGTAAATCCAGCAGTGCTGAGTCAATCCATCTTGCCCAGCAGTCATCAACTGGACCCAATACCGGACAAAATACTCCTGTCCAGCCGCGTACTGCTAGCATTCGTTCTCGGCCAACATCGAGCCGCATAACTGCCGCAGAACTTCag CACGATTTATTCGAGACTCGAGCATCTGCATTGCTTCGATTACAGGAACTATTTCAACGACAGGGAAGCGAAACCGGCCAATATGGCCAGACCATGATGAGTTCTCACTTTCAGGCTGGACCGGCTACCAAATCACACCCCTCGTCACCAGCGAAAACGGGCAGAGTCTACGCGAGCGTCGCAGAAATGAAACGCAAGGGCAAA tCAAATTCACGGGTACGATTCTTTGGTGGACTGGGTGGTGGTTCAGATTTACATCGAGACTTTCACAGCACGCCTGACCTAAATATTCAAGGACAATCATCAGCTCTGGCACCCAAAGGTCATCGTAGTCAAGAAGATGTTAATGCACTGAGTAGAAATGGTTTGCCACCACCAAATCACCCGCCTCCCCCGCCGCCAGTTGGTCAAGTAATCAAAGTCAATGTCGGTGCCAATGTACCGGATGTTGTGACTCCTGCTTCTGTTTATGACAATATGGCTCATATTCAACAAGTTaaag aattGGCAGCAGCTTCGGAGAGTAATTACGGAGTAATGTCAAGCTTCCGACCAGCAAACAATGCTAAACTTTACGCATCTCCAGAGGACACCAAGACTGTCGGTTATCGATCGCATAGTTTACCAGGAAATCCATCAAGAACGCACTTAAGAAAGTCACATAGCTTACGTACGTCAAATAATACCGGGTTTAATAATCAGAACGGACAAAAGATCGGCAACGGtgtaataaattcaaacaataatGGCTCTTTGAATGCCAGTGGCTGTAATCAATACGCCCAGCCTTTAAAAACAAATCGCAGTCACAGTATAGCCGGTACAcgtgaaataaaaaagaaaataataaccgCCAGTGCATCAGCAACAAATTTATCGGGTATCGTATCAGGTCCGCCAATCCCTGAACCAGACTACAGTCTATCAGAGTCAGAAAACGAAgatgatgaagaagaagaattcGATGTCGGTGAATCTGAGATAGCAAAAGAATTAGAAAAAGCAGCAGCGCGTGATAAATTTGAGTCAACACGTGAAACTTCTGGTAATTCAAATGCATCAGGCAGTAGTTCATCTGGTAGTAGTTCATTGCCGCATTCTTTTAGCGTTGAAGAAATTCAGAAGGTAAGAACGCAATTAAAGTCATCAAAAAGTCATCCGAATGAGTTTTTATTGAGCCAGCAAACACAGCAATTAGAAGACGGTGATAACAGTTCAAGCGGCGTTAGTTCTGATCAAGATGTACCAGTAGGGCCACCAACTGGTTTTGATGACACATCAagaaatgataacaataatcaaTCGATTGTTAATACAGACAAAGATAATAATCATAAGAGAATGAATTACAGCAGCGGTATGCTTACAAGACACGCAGTAAGTCTTGCCCAATTGCCACCGCCAATAGAAGCCGATGCTGAAGAACAGAACAATGATTTGTTTGTTCCACCCCCACCAGAATTTAATGCCGGTCCATCTGCCGGTCAGGCTGATAACAACGAGCTCGTTTTTGCACCACCGCCGCAATTCTCTGATAATCGTCAGCAAATTCAACAAAATCgagttaaaataattggaGCGATTCCTAAAGTTATCGGGAACAATCAAGTTAAGCCACCAACTGGACGTTTACAcagtcaataa
- the LOC130672164 gene encoding SH3 and multiple ankyrin repeat domains protein 3-like isoform X6 — MEAGPRTGTCPSGGQAGNVTGGQAQFIQAHDAALEAGPVEDGILFARVEVPELQVTKCLQFPKDQLVWDVKQQCLASLPKVATWYRELKESFNYGLFCPPVNGKAGKFLDEERRLGDYPFNGPVGHLELKYKRRVYKTLHLDEKQLKALHTRTNYRRLLDYVTNSQVEKISKMCNKGLDPNFHCQETGETPLTLATSLKKPSKVIIALVNGGALLDYRTKEGLTAMHRAVERNNKEAVKTLLELGASPNYKDTKGLTPLYYSVIYKADEMICNALLHDHATIGAEDLQGWQEIHHACRNNLVRHLDHLLYYGADMNARNASGNTPLHVCAVNNTDASCIRTLLFRGAQKDSLNYANQTPYQVAVIAGNMELAEVIKTYQAEDVVPLKDPPSYNPKRRSVAFAGMTTSCSASNLGTLTRIPTSNESSTCGTLTRTISVDQYSTGTLSRLPMSEHYSSSIPSSSSSSSSSRIPSGNEQYINDCLMARTPSTEQQYSSASMSRVSSGEHQYSGISRAESHHSSLNRVPSIEQPRGGNSTGECGNLQRIPSEQQLVSTMVRLPQQSYCQNQQGHNNLNRNNNNNNNNNNSNNNNNNNELQNNINRLPSEYQTPNLRDPHVRSPNAEHYQNLRIEGLTRLHEHHHHHHHHHRFGLQHRLDIQGRMMEMPPSPSPSSRSFAPFSSASSSLSEGSNQPSGEDSASIVTDKSLGDTASDIISDSSGVGTSQSDTTNSLSIPGTTVVCVESYNSGIAGHLTINQGDILEVTGATDCGLLEGVLRGQGTGLFPAHCVQEVRLRHTNIPLGPQHMREGRNRVMGRREAQQKYFATAPRLKKPICMFSATSEPRSVVLHRSKKGFGFILRGAKTTPSSLVGLAPAAQYLDDVSPGGVADLAGLRKGDFLIQINGEDVSTASHEHVVDLIRRSGELVRMTVVSPVVNLPNSQSTAALPTSQPTQRQYATLPRKGSNNVPITGTLGRSPAPMPPRRDPKTTLSVGRARARSMVAGLEGGGEKDDRDDIGSTGGKSSSAESIHLAQQSSTGPNTGQNTPVQPRTASIRSRPTSSRITAAELQSNSRVRFFGGLGGGSDLHRDFHSTPDLNIQGQSSALAPKGHRSQEDVNALSRNGLPPPNHPPPPPPVGQVIKVNVGANVPDVVTPASVYDNMAHIQQVKELAAASESNYGVMSSFRPANNAKLYASPEDTKTVGYRSHSLPGNPSRTHLRKSHSLRTSNNTGFNNQNGQKIGNGVINSNNNGSLNASGCNQYAQPLKTNRSHSIAGTREIKKKIITASASATNLSGIVSGPPIPEPDYSLSESENEDDEEEEFDVGESEIAKELEKAAARDKFESTRETSGNSNASGSSSSGSSSLPHSFSVEEIQKVRTQLKSSKSHPNEFLLSQQTQQLEDGDNSSSGVSSDQDVPVGPPTGFDDTSRNDNNNQSIVNTDKDNNHKRMNYSSGMLTRHAVSLAQLPPPIEADAEEQNNDLFVPPPPEFNAGPSAGQADNNELVFAPPPQFSDNRQQIQQNRVKIIGAIPKVIGNNQVKPPTGRLHSQ; from the exons GAATTAAAGGAGAGCTTCAACTACGGTCTTTTTTGTCCTCCCGTAAATGGAAAAGCTGGAAAATTCTTGGATGAAGAACGTCGCCTTGGAGATTATCCTTTCAATGGACCAGTCGGCCACTTAGAG CTGAAATACAAACGGCGAGTTTACAAGACGTTGCATCTAGATGAAAAACAGTTAAAAGCCTTACACACACGGACAAATTACCGGAGATTGCTTGACTACGTAACCAATAGCCAAGTtgagaaaatatcaaaaatgtgTAACAAAGGATTAGACCCAAATTTTCACTGTCAAGAAACAGGAG aaaCACCTCTAACCCTTGCAACAAGTCTGAAGAAGCCATCGAAAGTGATAATCGCTCTGGTAAATGGTGGAGCTCTTTTAGATTACCGAACGAAAGAAGGTCTTACAGCAATGCACCGTGCTGTTGAAAGAAACAATAAAGAAGCTGTAAAAACTCTTCTTGAACTGGGTGCTAGTCCAAATTATAAAGACACTAAAGGTCTTACACCCCTTTATTACAGCGTTATTTACAAAGCAGATGAAATGATATGTAACGCGCTGCTTCATGATCACGCGACAATCGGCGCTGAAGATCTTCAGGGATGGCAGGAAATTCATCAT GCTTGCCGAAATAATCTCGTTCGGCACCTAGATCATCTTCTGTACTACGGCGCTGACATGAATGCACGAAACGCGTCTGGTAATACTCCATTGCACGTATGTGCAGTTAACAACACGGATGCATCATGTATTCGTACATTGCTCTTCAGGGGCGCGCAAAAAGACAGTTTAAATTATGCGAATCAAACCCCCTACCAAGTTGCCGTCATTGCTGGTAACATGGAACTCGCGGAAGTCATCAAGACTTATCAAGCTGAAGATGTTG tgCCACTTAAAGATCCTCCGAGCTACAATCCAAAGAGACGTTCAGTGGCTTTCGCTGGCATGACCACCAGCTGCTCAGCAAGTAATTTGGGCACCTTAACCAGGATACCAACTTCAAATGAATCATCTACATGTGGTACACTAACCCGTACCATTTCCGTAGATCAATATTCAACCGGAACACTGAGTAGACTTCCTATGAGCGAGCATTATAGCTCTAGTATACCGTCATCATCCTCGTCATCATCTTCTAGTAGAATTCCGTCCGGCAATGAGCAATATATTAACGATTGTTTGATGGCAAGAACACCGTCCACAGAGCAGCAGTATTCGAGCGCATCGATGAGCCGAGTATCGTCTGGAGAACATCAGTATTCTGGTATATCGCGTGCTGAGTCGCATCACAGTAGTCTCAATCGAGTGCCGTCCATAGAACAACCACGTGGTGGTAATAGTACGGGTGAATGCGGAAATCTACAGAGAATACCGTCCGAACAGCAACTAGTAAGCACAATGGTCCGTCTGCCACAACAATCATACTGTCAAAATCAACAGggtcataataatttaaatagaaataataataataacaataataataataatagtaataataataataataataatgaattacaaaataatataaatcgATTACCGTCCGAATATCAAACCCCCAATTTACGAGATCCACATGTGAG ATCACCAAATGCGGAGCACTATCAAAACTTAAGAATAGAAGGCCTTACGAGACTACATgagcatcatcatcatcatcaccatcaccaCCGATTTGGGTTACAACACCGACTAGACATTCAAGGACGAATGATGGAAATGCCGCCATCACCATCACCAAGTAGCCGAAGTTTCGCACCTTTCAGCTCAGCAAGTTCCAGCCTATCTGAGGGCAGCAACCAACCTTCTGGTGAAGATTCAGCCAGCATCGTTACAG acaAAAGTCTCGGGGACACAGCATCGGACATCATTAGTGACAGCTCTGGTGTTGGTACATCACAGTCTGACACAACGAACTCGCTCTCCATTCCCGGTACGACGGTGGTCTGCGTCGAGAGTTATAACAGCGGTATCGCCGGACACCTGACTATCAACCAGGGCGACATTCTCGAAG TCACTGGAGCGACAGATTGTGGTCTTCTGGAAGGCGTACTCCGAGGTCAAGGCACTGGACTATTTCCCGCCCATTGTGTTCAAGAAGTCAGGCTTCGGCACACCAATATTCCATTAGGACCTCAGCATATGAGAGAAGGCCGCAATCGTGTTATGGGACGTAGGGAAGCGCAACAGAAGTATTTTGCGACTGCTCCAAGGTTGAAGAAGCc TATATGTATGTTTAGTGCTACTTCAGAGCCGAGATCTGTCGTACTGCATCGTTCGAAAAAAGGCTTTGGATTCATTCTTCGTGGCGCGAAAACAACACCCTCGAGTTTGGTGGGTTTAGCTCCAGCAGCGCAGTACCTTGATGATGTCAGTCCAGGTGGAGTCGCTGATTTGGCTGGACTTAGGAAAGGAGACTTTCTTATTCAG ATCAACGGAGAAGATGTATCGACTGCTTCTCATGAACATGTAGTAGATCTAATAAGAAGATCCGGTGAATTAGTTCGAATGACCGTAGTATCACCAGTAGTAAATCTTCCAAATTCACAATCAACTGCAGCGCTGCCGACTAGTCAACCAACTCAAAGGCAATACGCGACATTGCCACGTAAGGGTAGTAATAATGTGCCCATAACCGGGACACTGGGAAGATCACCAGCACCAATGCCACCTCGAAGAGATCCTAAGACTACACTAAGTGTTGGTCGTGCACGAGCTCGGTCAATGGTTGCTGGTTTAG aagGTGGTGGAGAAAAAGACGATCGAGATGACATTGGATCAACTGGAGGTAAATCCAGCAGTGCTGAGTCAATCCATCTTGCCCAGCAGTCATCAACTGGACCCAATACCGGACAAAATACTCCTGTCCAGCCGCGTACTGCTAGCATTCGTTCTCGGCCAACATCGAGCCGCATAACTGCCGCAGAACTTCag tCAAATTCACGGGTACGATTCTTTGGTGGACTGGGTGGTGGTTCAGATTTACATCGAGACTTTCACAGCACGCCTGACCTAAATATTCAAGGACAATCATCAGCTCTGGCACCCAAAGGTCATCGTAGTCAAGAAGATGTTAATGCACTGAGTAGAAATGGTTTGCCACCACCAAATCACCCGCCTCCCCCGCCGCCAGTTGGTCAAGTAATCAAAGTCAATGTCGGTGCCAATGTACCGGATGTTGTGACTCCTGCTTCTGTTTATGACAATATGGCTCATATTCAACAAGTTaaag aattGGCAGCAGCTTCGGAGAGTAATTACGGAGTAATGTCAAGCTTCCGACCAGCAAACAATGCTAAACTTTACGCATCTCCAGAGGACACCAAGACTGTCGGTTATCGATCGCATAGTTTACCAGGAAATCCATCAAGAACGCACTTAAGAAAGTCACATAGCTTACGTACGTCAAATAATACCGGGTTTAATAATCAGAACGGACAAAAGATCGGCAACGGtgtaataaattcaaacaataatGGCTCTTTGAATGCCAGTGGCTGTAATCAATACGCCCAGCCTTTAAAAACAAATCGCAGTCACAGTATAGCCGGTACAcgtgaaataaaaaagaaaataataaccgCCAGTGCATCAGCAACAAATTTATCGGGTATCGTATCAGGTCCGCCAATCCCTGAACCAGACTACAGTCTATCAGAGTCAGAAAACGAAgatgatgaagaagaagaattcGATGTCGGTGAATCTGAGATAGCAAAAGAATTAGAAAAAGCAGCAGCGCGTGATAAATTTGAGTCAACACGTGAAACTTCTGGTAATTCAAATGCATCAGGCAGTAGTTCATCTGGTAGTAGTTCATTGCCGCATTCTTTTAGCGTTGAAGAAATTCAGAAGGTAAGAACGCAATTAAAGTCATCAAAAAGTCATCCGAATGAGTTTTTATTGAGCCAGCAAACACAGCAATTAGAAGACGGTGATAACAGTTCAAGCGGCGTTAGTTCTGATCAAGATGTACCAGTAGGGCCACCAACTGGTTTTGATGACACATCAagaaatgataacaataatcaaTCGATTGTTAATACAGACAAAGATAATAATCATAAGAGAATGAATTACAGCAGCGGTATGCTTACAAGACACGCAGTAAGTCTTGCCCAATTGCCACCGCCAATAGAAGCCGATGCTGAAGAACAGAACAATGATTTGTTTGTTCCACCCCCACCAGAATTTAATGCCGGTCCATCTGCCGGTCAGGCTGATAACAACGAGCTCGTTTTTGCACCACCGCCGCAATTCTCTGATAATCGTCAGCAAATTCAACAAAATCgagttaaaataattggaGCGATTCCTAAAGTTATCGGGAACAATCAAGTTAAGCCACCAACTGGACGTTTACAcagtcaataa